A region from the Variovorax paradoxus genome encodes:
- a CDS encoding VOC family protein produces MPHLSYVNVFAKDVVALSGFYQRVFGFPEIEAIRSPIFRGLDTGKSSLGFNALDAYELLHLAEFSDTRGVKFLLNIDVDSKDEVDRMVPVALEAGATLVKPPYVTYYNWYQSVLLDPEGNVFRINFMM; encoded by the coding sequence ATGCCCCATCTCTCCTACGTCAACGTCTTCGCAAAGGACGTGGTCGCGCTCAGCGGCTTCTACCAGCGCGTGTTCGGCTTCCCCGAGATCGAGGCCATCCGCTCGCCGATCTTTCGCGGACTCGACACTGGCAAGTCGAGCCTGGGCTTCAACGCGCTCGATGCCTACGAGCTGCTGCACCTGGCCGAATTCTCCGACACGCGCGGCGTGAAGTTCCTGCTGAACATCGACGTCGACAGCAAGGACGAGGTCGACCGCATGGTGCCCGTCGCGCTCGAGGCCGGCGCCACGCTGGTGAAGCCGCCGTACGTCACCTACTACAACTGGTACCAGTCGGTGCTGCTCGATCCCGAGGGCAACGTGTTTCGCATCAACTTCATGATGTGA